The sequence below is a genomic window from Paenibacillus sp. DCT19.
ACTCACGTTGTCCGCGACCGATAGGTACCATTGCGTCAATGGCTTTGATCCCAGTCTGCATCGGCTCATGAACCGATTTACGATCCATTACGCCTGGTGCTTTACCTTCAACCGGACGGAATTCCGTTGTAGCGATTGGCCCTTTGCCATCCACTGGAATACCGAGCGGGTTCACAACGCGCCCAATCAATGCTTCGCCTACAGGCACTTGCATGATCTGACCAGTACGCTTAACTTGGTCGCCTTCACGAATATCATAGTAAGGTCCAAGGATAACGACACCGACGTTGCTTTCTTCTACGTTCATGGCGAGTCCCATAACACCGCTTGGGAATTCAACCAACTCGTTGGACATTACGTTCTCAAGTCCGTAAACACGAGCAATACCATCACCAACCTCGATAACCGTTCCGACTTCGACTACATCGATATCGGTCTTGTATTGTTCGATTTGGCTCTTAATTAATGTACTGATTTCTTCTGGTTTGATACTCAAGTGTCCTCACCCCAATCTACTGTACTCGTCTGTTAAAAGACTGCTCAAGACGTTCGAGCTTGCCAGCCAAGCTGCCGTCATAGATCGTATCGCCAATGGCGACTTTCAATCCGCCCAGCAGAGTCGGATCAACAAAATTCTCGATACGAATCTTTTTATTCACACGGCCACCGAATTCACGAGCAACCGCTTCTTTTTCCTCATCATTCAATGCATAAGTTGAGTATACACGCGCATCAGCAATCCCGAGCGACTCGCCCTGAATCCTCCGATAATCATTCAGCAAGTCTTCCAGCAATTCAACGCGTCCGCGTTCAATTAACAGTAAGACTGTGCGAAGGACAGACTCGGATACCTTGCCATCAAGACTTGAGTGAAGCACGTTCCGTTTAGCTTCATCAGAGATATTAGGAGATACGATAAACTTCTGGATATCGGAATCACCAGTCAATGCACTGACAACGGCGCGCAGCTCTTGTTCAACCTCAAGTACTTGTTGTTGCTGAAGAGCAACTTCGAACAATGCTTTCGCATAACGTTTGGCAACAATCGTATCGCGGCTCATTGTCGGCCTCCTACCTCATTGAGGTATTGGTTCACAAGCTCTTCTTGTGCAGGACCGTTCTCAACTTCTTTTTTAATCAATTTGGATGCAATCTGAACGGAAGCGGTACCCAGTTCGCTGCGAAGCGCTGCGACTGCTTTGTTCTTCTCGCTCTCGATTTCGCGTACTGCGTCGTCTTTCAGACGATTAGCTTCCGCTTTGGCATCAGCCAAAATTGATTCAGCTTGTTTGCCACCCGTTTGTTTCGATTGTTCAATGATGTCGTAAGCATCTTGACGTGCTTGCTCAAGAGCTTGTTTTTGCTCCTCCACATAGGCGATCGCCTGTTCCCGAGTCTGAGCAGCCTCATTCATCTGCGACAGCACGAGTTCACGACGTTTTTCCATAATGGAGAACAATGGACCAAAAGCGTAACGGCTAAGCAGCCAATATAAGATTGCGAATGCAATAATCGCAAGAAGCGTATTTTCCCATACGAAACTCAATCTGTTCACTCCTTCCTGGAGGTATCCTTGAAACGTTCATCCGCTAGTAACGGATATTACCTAAAAAGAAGGCGCGGACGGCTGTGGCCTTCCCCGCCAAACCTTTATCAATTTAATTAAGCCATACCGTAGAACATGAACGCGAGTACCACACCGATGATCGGCAATACCTCGATCAAACCTACACCGATAAACATCGTTGTTTGAAGAGTGGATTTAGCTTCCGGTTGACGGGCAATACCTTCCACCGTTTTGCTGATTACCATACCGTTACCAATACCTGCGCCAAATGCGCCCAGTCCTGCAACAATTGCTGCTGCGATTAATGCCATTGCTCCCATTTGTATATCCTCCTTAAAATTATAAATCGAATTTTTTATTGTTCAGCCTGATGAAGAAATCTTCGAAGGCTTGAAACTTAATGCTCTTCGTGCGTCTCAATGCTTTGTGAAATGTACACCATCATCAGGATAACAAATACAAATGCTTGGATCGCGCCGATAAAGATACTAAAGCCTTGCCACACCATTAATAGCGGAATCGCTGCAATGGCACCAAATATCTTGAATGTGGTCAGCTTCAGGATCGTTGTGATCAGCACCTCACCCGCGAAGATATTCGCGAATAGACGCATACCGTGTGTCAACAGCTTCGATGCCGTCTCGATCAAGTTGATCGGTAAGAACAAGGCAAATGGCTGAAGGTAATGCTTGAGATATCCTCTTGTGTTCCGGAATAATCCGAGACCATGAGATACGAGGAACGCTACAAGAGCTAGTCCCATCGTTACAGACAAGTCGGCTGTTGGTGATTTCCACCAAGCCAGTTCGACGTGTGGATGAGCCTCAGGATCCTTGGCATGCGCTTCTTCAAACGCCTCCACCGCGGTTACAATCGGCTTACCAAACACCTGCGCGTGTTCTGCACTGTCCACTGCGGTTACTGCTTGGAACGGAAGTCCGAGCATGTTCCCTACAAAAATGAACATAATCATGGAAAGAGCGAGAGAGATAAAATGTTTACCTTTCTTCATATCCATTGTACTGGAAATCAGATTGCGGACGAATTCTACTGCCCACTCCATAAAATTTTGCAGCTTGCCGGGGTTTTCAACGGATAATCTTCGTGTGGCTAGTACAGCGAAAATAAAAACAAGGGCACCTGTAACTACCAGCATCAGCACAACAGATAAATCCAGTCGAAATCCGCCAAGCATAATAATTGGAGCTTCATGCATATTTTTCTCACCCCTTTCTCGACTTGAAAGCTGCAGCACCTAACATCATTCTGCTCTGCGGGAATAGACAATCCCTATAATCAGTAAGGAAAATTGTGCAATAACCAGACCGCCTGCAACCGCATATGTATTGAAGTATTGCGGAAAGCGCATCGATATGAATATACCGAGCACAGCGAGCGCCGCTCTTGTCAAAAATCCTAGGTTCACACGCTTCAAGTTACCTTCTGCCGCATCATCAGACATTTTCCTTACTTTGTAGCCTAGGTAAAATGCATTGATCCAGCTAATTACCGTCCCCAGAGCCAATCCCAAAGCAATTGTCTCCACACGTGGCATGAAGGCCGCTGCGAGAAAACAAATCATAAGAAAGTACATGATGAAAACAGTCATCATTCTGCGGTATCTGGTTAGTTCACTCATCACTTTCCCCCATGAATTTTTTCGCGATAAAGTAGATGCTTACCCGCCTGCTGCCAGAAAAAAGAGAACGCTTACGGCGATCCATATTCCGTTACCTCCAATGGTCTTGTCCAACCAGGAGCCAGCGTAATATCCGACTACAGCGAGTATGGCAATCTCGATCCCAAAAGCTGTCACGAGTCCCATTGCTTTCCACACATTATCGTCATGGTTACGGGATGAATTTGGTTTGTTCGAATCGGCCATTTTCCACGCCACCCTTGCAATCCCAGTTAATTTTACTGAATGATGAGAGCCTTTGTCAATTGAATGATTTTAGCGTTTTAAAGGGTAAAACGACAGGTAAACAGACTCTCAGAGCCCATAAACCCGCGTAAACCGTACAGTTTAACTGTATACTATGCCCTTTATAAATCCGCTAGAAAATTTGAATTATTTTTTGAACTTTCTGTGAAATGGTTCCGGACGTTCGCTATTTACTCCAAAATGGTGCAAAATCGCATTGACAATTCTTTCCGAAGCATGTCCATCGCCGTATGGATTCGCAGCTTGACTCATGCTTGCATACAACGCTTCGTCTGTAAGCAGCGCTTTTGTCCGTTCATATACACGTTCTTCATCTGTACCTACAAGCTCAAGCGTTCCAGCCTCGATTCCTTCTGGGCGCTCTGTCGTATCACGCAGGACAAGAACAGGCACACCGAACGAAGGTGCTTCTTCCTGCAAACCGCCTGAATCAGTCAAAATCAAGTGTGTATGCGGGTAAAAATTATGCAAATCCACTACGTCTAGTGGATCAATTAGTTGAATCCGTGGGTGATTCCCCAAAATCGCGTGAGCCGGCTCCTTCACAGCAGGACTTGGATGTACCGGGTACACGATGGCGATATCTTCAAACTCATCAGCAATTCGTTTGACGGCCTGGAAAATGTTGCGGTGAGGCTCGCCTTGAGATTCACGGCGATGAGCTGTCAACAGCACAAGGCGTTTGCCTTCTGCCCAATCAAGTACCGGATGTCTATAGCCCTCCTGTACTGTATATTGAAACACATCTGTAACCGTGTTGCCTGTGACGTACGTACTAGACTCTGGTTTATTTTCTTTGGCAAGATTATCAAAGGACCTATCTGTTGGCGCAAAGTGTAAATCAGCCAGTACGCCCGTCAATTGACGGTTCATCTCTTCCGGATATGGAGATAGCTTGTTCCACGTCCGTAGTCCCGCCTCGACATGCCCTACCTGAATCTGCTGCAAGAACGCTGCATAGCTGGCTACAAATGTAGTCAGTGTATCTCCGTGAACGAGCACAATGTCTGGTTTCGCTTCACGCAGTACAGGCTCCAGCCCTCCAAGGACACGAATCGTGATTTCATTCAGTGTCTGACGATCCTTCATCACATCCAGATCATAATCCGGATGGATGTCGAATACCTCAAGTACCTGATCCAACATCTGACGATGTTGCGCAGTTACGCAAACAATAGATTCGATAGACTCGGGATGTTTCTGCAACTCCAAAATAAGCGGAGCCATCTTGATTGCTTCTGGACGTACCCCGAAGATCGTCATCACTTTAATTTTGTTAGACATTCGAGCAAAGCCCCTTTTCTATAAGTTCCGAACCTCTATTACCAGCGTGTTCAAAAAGGGTGGTTTTCAGTACCGAGAAGATGGGATGAAGATAGAAATGGAGTAGCGGAGCGTAGACAAATCTACGTGAGCAACGGACATTTCGGCTGAATCCCATATTCGATGCTGAGATGCCGTTAGGCATCCTTCGTAATCAAAAGCAAACTTTTTGAACAACCTCTACAAGCATGTCATATGCTTATTTGGTGCCGTATAGACGGTCTCCTGCATCTCCAAGGCCTGGAACGATATAACCATGATCATCCAGACGATCATCCAGAGCAGCTACATAAATGTCCACATCAGGGTGAGCATCCTGCACAGCTTTTACACCTTCTGGAGCGGCTACAAGGTTCATCATTTTGATCTGTGTGCATCCGCGTTTTTTGAGCACGTCAATTGCCGCGATTGCCGAACCACCCGTTGCTAGCATCGGATCAATCACGATCAATTGGCGCTCTGTTACGTCCGTAGGAAGCTTGGTGTAGTATTCAACAGGTTGAAGTGTTTCCGGGTCACGGAACAGACCAACATGTCCTACTTTTGCCGCTGGCAACAATTTAACAACGCCGTCCAGCATTCCGAGTCCTGCACGCAGAATTG
It includes:
- a CDS encoding F0F1 ATP synthase subunit delta, producing MSRDTIVAKRYAKALFEVALQQQQVLEVEQELRAVVSALTGDSDIQKFIVSPNISDEAKRNVLHSSLDGKVSESVLRTVLLLIERGRVELLEDLLNDYRRIQGESLGIADARVYSTYALNDEEKEAVAREFGGRVNKKIRIENFVDPTLLGGLKVAIGDTIYDGSLAGKLERLEQSFNRRVQ
- the atpF gene encoding F0F1 ATP synthase subunit B — protein: MSFVWENTLLAIIAFAILYWLLSRYAFGPLFSIMEKRRELVLSQMNEAAQTREQAIAYVEEQKQALEQARQDAYDIIEQSKQTGGKQAESILADAKAEANRLKDDAVREIESEKNKAVAALRSELGTASVQIASKLIKKEVENGPAQEELVNQYLNEVGGRQ
- the atpE gene encoding F0F1 ATP synthase subunit C — its product is MGAMALIAAAIVAGLGAFGAGIGNGMVISKTVEGIARQPEAKSTLQTTMFIGVGLIEVLPIIGVVLAFMFYGMA
- the atpB gene encoding F0F1 ATP synthase subunit A, with the translated sequence MHEAPIIMLGGFRLDLSVVLMLVVTGALVFIFAVLATRRLSVENPGKLQNFMEWAVEFVRNLISSTMDMKKGKHFISLALSMIMFIFVGNMLGLPFQAVTAVDSAEHAQVFGKPIVTAVEAFEEAHAKDPEAHPHVELAWWKSPTADLSVTMGLALVAFLVSHGLGLFRNTRGYLKHYLQPFALFLPINLIETASKLLTHGMRLFANIFAGEVLITTILKLTTFKIFGAIAAIPLLMVWQGFSIFIGAIQAFVFVILMMVYISQSIETHEEH
- a CDS encoding ATP synthase subunit I; protein product: MSELTRYRRMMTVFIMYFLMICFLAAAFMPRVETIALGLALGTVISWINAFYLGYKVRKMSDDAAEGNLKRVNLGFLTRAALAVLGIFISMRFPQYFNTYAVAGGLVIAQFSLLIIGIVYSRRAE
- a CDS encoding AtpZ/AtpI family protein; the protein is MADSNKPNSSRNHDDNVWKAMGLVTAFGIEIAILAVVGYYAGSWLDKTIGGNGIWIAVSVLFFLAAGG
- the wecB gene encoding non-hydrolyzing UDP-N-acetylglucosamine 2-epimerase — translated: MSNKIKVMTIFGVRPEAIKMAPLILELQKHPESIESIVCVTAQHRQMLDQVLEVFDIHPDYDLDVMKDRQTLNEITIRVLGGLEPVLREAKPDIVLVHGDTLTTFVASYAAFLQQIQVGHVEAGLRTWNKLSPYPEEMNRQLTGVLADLHFAPTDRSFDNLAKENKPESSTYVTGNTVTDVFQYTVQEGYRHPVLDWAEGKRLVLLTAHRRESQGEPHRNIFQAVKRIADEFEDIAIVYPVHPSPAVKEPAHAILGNHPRIQLIDPLDVVDLHNFYPHTHLILTDSGGLQEEAPSFGVPVLVLRDTTERPEGIEAGTLELVGTDEERVYERTKALLTDEALYASMSQAANPYGDGHASERIVNAILHHFGVNSERPEPFHRKFKK
- the upp gene encoding uracil phosphoribosyltransferase; the encoded protein is MGKLVICDHPLIQHKLTFIRDMRTNTKDFRELVDEVATLMAYEITRDVELETIDVQTPVAATQGKVISGRMLGLVPILRAGLGMLDGVVKLLPAAKVGHVGLFRDPETLQPVEYYTKLPTDVTERQLIVIDPMLATGGSAIAAIDVLKKRGCTQIKMMNLVAAPEGVKAVQDAHPDVDIYVAALDDRLDDHGYIVPGLGDAGDRLYGTK